The window CTTCTTCTAACGTTTCTTAAACTTGCACAAAAAAATCTATTACTACGTTTCTTAAAAAACAGATTCTTATACGAAAAAAGTGTGTATGACTTTTGTAAATATGTACAAGTAGTGTATATAACTATTCGCCTTCTATCTCCGCTAtccaagaaaaatatatttcaaccaGTTCTCCCCCTTCTGCGTCACCCTTAAACCCAGTGTATCGTCCATCTACACTAGGATACTCCTTCCTGACCTTACAAACTGCACACACTGGTATGACACGTCGTACACCTCGTCTAAGTTTGTTGTGGATAAACCAGCAAAACTGTCGATAAGCACTGTAACGTTACGTCCTAAAATTTTTAGCAAAATAAGTTAAGTCAATCGTCAAATTTTTAGTATTGCGGGAGAGATTAAATAGATTACCTATTTGGTACATGGTCACACTCAGGTAAACCGCGTCTTTCCCGGTCATATAGCGTGACTAACGCTGTCCATAACACATCTTTCAACAACACGATATAGTTAAAATGTGGATGCTGTGTGATGCATTTCTGATCTTAAAATAATTATCATGAAGTTAGAAAAAAGTCTGGAAATATAAACTCCCCttattatttttggaaatatataaaaataaatcactACCATTAAGATTGAAGTATTTTATGGCATCGATTTCAACACAGCAAACACACTCTTTCTCTGTCAGCATCCTTTCACATTTACCACAACGACACCAATCAGTAACAGGTTTACACAATCTAGGATTTTGCTGAGGATCGAAGTCTGCCTGATCATCAAAAGCATCATTAAAAACCCGCCTAGGCTGTGAAGCTATTTCGGAATCTGATCTTTCTGGTTCATATCCTAATACCGTGAAATTTTTGTTCGACGAAGACATGTTAATAATAGTATTTCATAATTTGTAGAGAagagtttaaaattaaaagttttgttaAATAAGTTTCTAAACAGTTAACTTCTAAGGGGTTTCATATTTGGACTGGAAACGCTACACACTTTCGCTACATAGtctgtttttcaccactacgtCACATGCATAATTACGCATACTAAATTTTTAACCCAGGCCGTTTTGCGTGCCTTTGGAGCAACAAGACGAAGCCATGCTTTAACAACATCTacgataaaaaagtttttttatatgtgTGATTAAgtgaataatatcaaaaaagaaaggtATTTTCTATGtcataattttaaattacaaataatattttaaaataatttttcaccggACAGTCCCTTTAAATATGGAgatgtatttttgttttgttttgcttgttttgaaATCCAGGGATCCCTAACAGATTCATTTTTATGTATTGCTTATTATTATATAGCATACTTAAATACTTTGACTTGATACTTTAAGCATTTATTATTGTCAATTTCATCACTTCAAAGAGActattactaagttgcttaTTTGTGATTTTATTATTGAAATGTGTCAATAGCCTTAAAaagtaaattatttatttgaaaGCATCTAATTGGTAGCCAGGGCTAGTTTTTTAATATTCAGCattacaaaatacaaaatttttttctttatacacTCTCTGTCTTGTCGGTCCTGATTTATAACCTGGCCACTGACATAGGCCAAAGCATATTACAAAAGCATATTACAAAATAAAGAATGATATTAGCCTCAGGAACTTTGGTAATAATATGTAAATAAACTTTCAGTTTTTAACAGACACTAAAGAACAGTAACACAAAAGATCAAATAGAAATAAAGGTTAAAGTCTTTCTGCACATATATGAGACAATTATGTCATTGTACTGCTAATTAAAGAATTTAGTCATTAGTTTCGGCATAATAAAACTCTTAACAAGTAATCTGAAAGATAGTCAAAATATTTACCTGACGATGATGAAGTATGTACTTTCATCCTGTAGGTTTCATTATCTTTGTCAACCTTTAAAGAATTTAGAAAATGAACAAATACATGGTTTTTGTAATCCAAATATATCTCCCATATTACTTTTATGCAAAGATATACACATATTTGCAATGTGTGAAATCCATAAGTTCATAAAACTTTTCTTAGCATAATTTTTGGAATtttataaagcaaaaaaaagctttgtaaaaaaatttatttctataATTTGTTAATTTATTTGCTCTGTCTATTTTGAAGGAAAATCAATACAGTTAGATTCAGATGCATTCAAAAATCTGTAGTGTAGGAATATTTACAGCCATTGAGGACATTTACATCTCTGGAATGACTGTCACAAACCCTTcacaaagattttaaaaacactATTGTAAATGTAAGAACATTTGCTACTGCTATATTAAGTTGATATGATGGACAATCTTTATCtcttttaacagaaaaaatttCAATCTAGATAGCCGGCCATCAAACATAATCATCAAGCCCTTTAGAATAAATTGCAACTTTAACTAATGAAGGGTAATTAATGTTAAAGTATCTATACGCAAATAGTTTAATAAAAGAAaactatttaaaatttttatctgaACACTGGTTATCTTCTTTTAAATCTTTCCATCTCAATAACTATTCTTTTTCTCAACTTCtttaattattaataaatacatcgaaaatgcaaaataatttcaattggCAATTTGCAATCATTCCCAAGTAACATGTACGATAACAAGGAAAGAGTAAATCACACACGAAATCTATTTTCATCATATCTTTCAACGTTCAACACTAGAGCTATACCAACTCACAGCTATCAACATGCAACACGTTCCCATTCTTTATACATCGATTACATAGCATTGCTTAAtaatacaaaatattaaataacaTCAAGCAAAGTCTTGCAACCCGTAAACATAAACACCAGTTACCATTTACCAGTTACAATAAATGCCACAGCGTTATTGGCCGACATTAGCGATATTTTGTAATGATTATTAATGCTATAGTATTATCTTATTTTAATGCCATAACGTTAAGGGGGATATTATTTAGAGTTATCTAgtgttatttattttgttctttgcaGCGAAATAACATTAAACTGAACTGTTTCTGTGCCAATTTCATCCCACACTTTAAGTCCAATCTGTTATTAATCattatttttcctttaaaaatagttaaaaaataagaataaacaagTAAACATGTAAGGCTGcggttaaattaaaaaaataaattaacttgaaaaaaatatacctTTGCTAAAATCTCTAAAACACTTGCAATCCTTATCCTCACATGGGGACAGTATTTCTCATTTCTCAGTAACCTATAAAAAGTGCATCAAACAGTGCATGAACAtatattcacttttaaaagtaacGTAAAGAAAATgtgcaaaaagaaaaaagaaggacAAA is drawn from Hydractinia symbiolongicarpus strain clone_291-10 chromosome 8, HSymV2.1, whole genome shotgun sequence and contains these coding sequences:
- the LOC130655472 gene encoding uncharacterized protein LOC130655472 codes for the protein MSSSNKNFTVLGYEPERSDSEIASQPRRVFNDAFDDQADFDPQQNPRLCKPVTDWCRCGKCERMLTEKECVCCVEIDAIKYFNLNDQKCITQHPHFNYIVLLKDVLWTALVTLYDRERRGLPECDHVPNRT